From a region of the Helianthus annuus cultivar XRQ/B chromosome 5, HanXRQr2.0-SUNRISE, whole genome shotgun sequence genome:
- the LOC110941929 gene encoding cytochrome c oxidase assembly factor 5, protein MAKSCKGLAMELVKCLSESDCVKVENRSFRECAKEKSPLITSECVGLRETYFNCKRGQVDMRARIRGNKGY, encoded by the exons ATGGCGAAATcttgcaaggggctagctatgGAGCTCGTCAAGTGTCTCAGCGAATCTGATTGTGTCAAG gttgaaaATCGTTCTTTTAGAGAGTGCGCTAAAGAGAAGAGCCCCTTAATTACTAGTGAATGTGTTGGACTTAGAGAAACATATTTCAATTGCAAGCGAGGCCAG GTTGACATGAGAGCAAGGATTCGAGGGAATAAAGGTTACTAA